Part of the Xiphophorus couchianus chromosome 8, X_couchianus-1.0, whole genome shotgun sequence genome is shown below.
TGATGATCCACCGTGACCTCATAACCCATCATCAGCTGGACCGGGTCTGAGGTCATGATGGTCCAGAACCCCAGCTCTTCAGCTGAACCGGTCCTGGATCAGAGGTTCTGTTCCACTCCAGGGATTCAGCTCTGGTTCATTCAGAACTCTATTGAAAAACAGCCGAATTTAACCCGAACCGCAGACAGGTCCAGTTTGGTGGGGTTAACTCGGAACCTGTGAACTGATCAGAACTTCCCGAACCGTCCTCCTACATCCGGGTACCCCGGGAACCCCCACATCTCTAcggcttttctgttttaatcccTTTGTTCTGTCTCTGCCACAGAACTTTCCTCAACAACAACAGTGTTTATACTAATCTGGACAATGTGTAAACCTTAAGAGGTGAACCTTGACCTTCAGAACCCATCCGAACTCTGCTGACCCTCCTGTTGGGTTCGGCTCCCAGATGAAGCTCCACATCGCCgcagttttcctgttttccgCCTTCTTCCTGCCTCTCCGTCCCGTTCCCCCAACCTGAGGCGCCTCCAGCCTCCGGCAGCAACAGGTGGAGCACAGCCGTAAAAACCCGCAGAAACTACACGAGGTTCTGTTCCAGTGGACCGAACCGGACCCGGATAGAGACGCTCTGCTGACCCAGAACGGGTCAGAAGCTGGACGGAGTTCTGGACGGCAGGCGTTAAACTGGACTCACCTTGGTGAACAGCTCGTTCACAGACATTCTTCCTCCCAGACCCGTAATCGCTCTAgaagtgacctctgacccccatCAGGAGTCTACCGAGTCCCTCTGATCCGGATCGGTTCTGGACCCGCTGCGGGGCGCCCCGGTTCCGGTTCGGCCACACCAGCAGGTGTCCGCCGGAGTTTCGCTCACTTTGTTGGGATCGGCTCAGGTGTTGCCTCCCGCTGTCCGTCGGTACCGCCTCTCTCTCCGGGTCAGACGGTCTAATGCGGCCCAGACGAACCGGAACCAAGCCGGGAGTAGAACCAGGAGCGCCAGCAGGTGGTGAACCGAATCCGTCCGGACCGGTTCTTCCTGACCGCCGTGTTTTCCGCCAGCagccctctgattggctgcttcctGGATCCCAGCCAGGTTTCTACGGAAGGCACGCGCAAATGTGGAAGCACTCGCGGGCACGCGCAGAGACATGGAGCAGTGGTTCAAGCGGAGGCTCGGGGACCCGCAGGGGTCACGGGATCAGTCTGAGGGGTCAGAGGTTAAAACCAGCAGCTGGAggcttttattacatttgaacTAAAAGTCCTGACCTGGTGGTGTTcgaataaaatgcatttatatcACAGAACAATGTTTGAAACGTAAGAAAAATGTCACTCAACTCATGAACCTTTAATAGCTTCCAGTGGGAGGAGGGGCTGAgtattgggggggggggggggggggggtctgtcggggggcgggggggggtcCATGTCATGGGGGGGTTCATGTCATGGGGGGGTTCATGTCATGGGGGGGCTCCTGTCAGGGGGGGCTCCTGTTGCAGGTCCTGCCAGAGTCTCTGATGTCTCCAAACGTCTCCAACAGGAAGCTGTCATCAATAAGTTCCAACGCCTCGTCTGTCTGATCTGCTGTGATTCCTGCGTCTGTTTGTGGTTAAATTAACAGTGGAGGTGAAGAGCAGGAATGTGGcagaaccgggtcgaccgggTCCAAAACATCAGGATTGCTGATGTTTGGGAGCTTCATGTTGCTCATTGTGATTATTGCAGGTTGATGAATATCAGTGAATCCTGGACGTTTCACTCAAGTTTGTCCTGAAGAGCAACTTCTGCTTCACTGAGTGACTAAAGCCTCGTTCCACCCAGACGGCTTGTATGGAGGGCCAAAAGGGACAAAAATAAGATAACTAGTGGTGGGAATAGCTTCCATTATTAATACAGTTAATTTCAGGGTCtgtaataaatcacattttaaataaaaactataataaaataagcaaaattttcaattcaaaaatcctttttgatactaaattattgaataaaagcCATTAAACATCAGAGAGGTTTCTAGTTTTTAATCTTCAGCTCCTTCATCAGATTGGAGCAGAGTTCAtctttccagagtttctctgatcattcatggagtTTGGTTAGAAATGTGAACTGTGGATGCTGACATTAGctcagtggttcttaacctgggttcgGTCGAACCCCAGGGGTTCCATAAGTCGGCCTCAGGGGTTCGGCGGAGGTAAACACACACCTGTGTAAAGTCGTGATGACCCGCCCCGCTTGGCCATCACTGgctgcagaggatcatgttACTTTGCTCGGCCAATCAGGGCTGCGGGGCATTTAGTGCGCGCAGTATCAGCGGCTGTCGTAGTTGTACGTCgcgtggtttctttcttaatattttaatccatactaaatatgtcgagcaaaaaaagaagaaaatgaacagactttgctctgaagatgcacctgccaaggtgaagccacgcctctctgaagccacgcctctctgaactggtctcccaaaaacagcagcaggagtctcactgatttgcaggtatgtcatttgtgcaaaactttattctggccccaaaaaagtattttgtggattcaaaacgacaaaaaacaaattaaatttaaaataaaaaaaaattaagttattaaaaaaattttaattctttgaaaaaatccaaatttatttttaattagtaaaatagtaaaaaaaatattttgggggctgaaattcttttatggggccgaaatatttttggggggccagaataaaataacactgtaacttgctgtgagttcatggttttgttctttgagcaaagTGACGTTCATGTACggctcattttgtgcaccagcaaaaaaacatatacatacagtacagaccaaaagtttggacccaccttctaattcaatgggttttctttattttcatgactatttataaggcaataaatcccacttattaacctgacagggcaggttgacctatgaagtgaaaaccatttcaggtgacgacctcctgaagctcatcaagaaaatgcagagtgtgtgcaaagcagtaatcacagcaaaaggttgctactttgaagaaactagaatataagggctattttcagttgttttacacttttttgtttagtgcatatttccacatgtgttattcatagttttgatgccttcagtgtgaatctacaatgtcaatagtcatgaaaataaaggaaactcattgaattaaaaggtgtgtccaaacttttggtctgtactgtacgtcttaaatttggggaaaaaaaagtatttatcactaaagaagggttcggtgaatctgcatatgaaactgatgggttcggtacctcaaaaaaggttaagaaccacaGCACTGGCTGCTACATGTGTAGCATGGAGGCGTATTTTAGGCTGGAGGAACTTTGCTAAgagctaactccttttagcacaacttgaacataACGATAGTCTTCTCCAGCGTCCATTCAGATCATTAGGAAGCAAAATTGAACCCTGAGTGGCCGAGAGAAGCAGCTTGATCTGCTGTTAGCAGACGTAgctgtgcgtcagatttacggcgttttaaaaaataaaatgattttgtttttaaaaatcatttttaaaaattatcaaaataaaatcttaaataataatgggcgtgccgtggtggcgtagtggttagcgcgacccatatttggaggccttgagtcctcgacgcgggtcgcgggttcgactcccggacccggcgacatttgccgcatgtcttccccgtttcctgtcagcctgctgtcatttaagggacactagagccacaaaataccctggaggggtaaaaaaaaaaatgtctaggctttgtaaataattatattacatcattgattaaatgtttacCTAATTCTTTTAATATCCGATTTACAAATATGTCATTAAATCATTGAGATGCAAACTCATCATTAATTATCTTGTTGAATTGAAGTGTGAAAATGATGGCGGCGTCTAACGGAGGACATTAATGAGTTTAAATATGAGCTCAGAATTTTACATTCTATATATATAACAATAACCTGAAGCAGCCAGTATTGATTCTGATCTTCTGAGGTTAAATTAATGTTTCCAACCAAACCTGTGATCAGACTCTAAACTCTGGATCCTAACCTCACCACACGGTTCAGTCTGAAATTCCTCCCATTGACTTGAATTCCTCCAATCAcagaacagaaggagaagaacAATGAAGACCGACATGTAGTTGTAGCAaagcagcggaggaagtgatgatgatgatgatgatgataataataacaacaacaataataataacaataataataataataataataataataacaataataataacaataacaacaacaataataataacaataataataataataataataataataataataacaataataacaataacaacaacaataataataataacaataataataataacaataacaacaataacaataataataataataataacaataacaataataataataataataagcctGTTTGGGACATTTTATCGTTTGTTTACAGCGTAGCTTCTTAGCTAGCTTCACTGTCGGACAAGCTAACACTTTTCATCACAGCCAGACGATAAAATCCCATCATTTCAACAAAAGGTGAATTTTTCCCCACAGCAGAACCCCAGAGTGACCCGGCTGTTATCGGCCCGCTTGTGTAATGTGATGGTAAGTGAACTTTGACCCCGCCACCCCGTCAGAGGCTCCTTACCTTACAGTAGGGGTTATAATCAGAGGCCATCCTGCCGGGTTCAGAACCAGACGTGTCTGAGCCGCAGCTATTATCCCGACTGGTCCACTCCCAGACACACCTGCTGCAGGTATGAGCCGCTCACCTGGAGGCCCCGCCCACTTCCCACACAATCACAGCTACCGGACTGGCGCCCTTAAATAAAACCCGGCCCGGtccgggttctggttctgatccgggtTCAGGTCCGGATTTACTGTGAAGGGAAAGCAGAGATGGATCAGGGCGGGCTGACTGATCAGAACCAGTTACAGGACAGGATCCCACagtgaagcacggtggtggcagcatcatgctgagccTATTCATCAATGGAAGCTTTTCTGGAGCCTCACCAGTCTGCAGCTGGActcctggaccagaaccagaaccagacccggTTCAGACGTCTGACCCAGTGTGGAGGATCAGCCACCTGCTGaagttctgacccggttctggagGCTCGTCTCTGATTGGAATCGGACCAGAACTGGGCCTGGTAGGGTTCTGGAAGGATGAACTGGGTCGTTATGGActcaaacatttattcagtgtttaagattcatttttaaagaatcagTTCATTTAATGAATCAGttcattaaaatgattcattctTCAGCCTGgtggaaacacagctgctgttattctatctggttctggttctggttctggttccaggtCCAGTCTGAAGCCAGTACAGAACCACTGGGACTATCTTGAGTTTGGGTCAGAGCAGCCAGGctctttcacaataaaagcctgaGGGTGGAGCAGCAGCTGAGCAGTCTGTGCTGCTGAGTCATCCTGGTCCCTCTGACTCACCTGATCCAGGTCTGATCCTGGATGATCCGGTCTGCCGACCCAGAGTCTGGTTCCGCTCCGAGCAGCGGGCCGgcggcgccccctggtggccgtCTGGAGAACTGAGCGATTATTGGACATTTTATGGATATTATGGTGATGGATGACGTTTATCAAACTGTGTGGTCTGGTGGTCCGCAGGTCGGAGctggttaataataataataataataataataataataataataataataataattcttattaatattattattattaataaaggCCTTCAGCTCCAGGCCTCAGAATATTTAAACTGACTCTTTAAATCggtttcagcttttattttgaaaggccaGGCCATCTATCAGCTGTTTGATTAACTATAGATcagaaataaacaggaagtgatcacATGAACGTATCTAAATTATTGATGACCATAAATGGAGAATAAGGTTAAAAATCACTTCAGTCCATAACATATTGTAGCAGTcataaaggtcagaggtcaacaaTGTTTGTTTACATAATGAAGCATAAACAGCAGCTCAAAAATAAACCCacaggtcagaaccagaactggatcAGAATATCTGgcttatattttagtttaacttgagattgattgattgattgattgattgattgattgattgattgattgatcctCAGGCTCCAGGTTTGAAACTCGCTGCAGATCAGAAGCATGAAAGACTCAGACTGGACTGGTTTACTGGTTTATTACTGGTTAGTTGCTGGTTTGCGGTCCAGCTCTCGGTCAGTGGGTCAGTGGGTCAGTGGGTCTGCGCCGTCGGCTGCAGCGCTCTCCTGAACGGGTGGCTGCAGGCGTCCATCTTGTCCAGCAGCTGCTCCTTCCTCAGGCTGTAGAGCTGCTCCAGGATCCggccctgctgctgctctttgaCCTCCTGCGCCTGCTGGTggcgctgcagctgctgctgatgctgcatCTGGGCCTGCAGGTCTGCCTGGTAGGCGACTGCAACCCGCCTGCGGCTGCGCAGACAGAGGGAAGAAACAACAAACCTTCAGGTCTTTACATGTTGAATCCGTGGCGTCTGTTTGTGGTTACTATGGTAACGGTTTTACTGAGGCTGCGGTGAACTCTGGGTTTAACAGCTTCATTATTTACTGATAACTAATAATAAACTAGCTTTAAAACCATAACTTAGTTTTTAACTAAACacgattattaatattttactaaaCCTGTTTATCATTTCATGTAATAAACTGGTTACTATGGAAACCGTACGATCCGACCCAGGAAAGGTTCACCTGCTCGGTCCGCAGGTGACCGAGCAGGTGAACCTTTATATAATAAATCCCAACAggagcagaaatatttaatattccaggtttctgtgttgttttgtaaCATAATCAGAAACTGAGTTATTACTTCTGctggttattattattgttattattattatattcatGTATGTTTGTAAGCAGCCAGGTcagttgatgatgatgatgatgatgaatcctacctcctcctctgctcctcctcctccatggCGGCCAGCTCCCTCCGTCTCTTGgcctcctccttctccctctccagCTGTTCTTGTCTCTCCTTGTTTTTCTCCACTGATCAGATTCAGGAGGAGAAACAGGCTGAGAATCAGAAAACCAAGCGGCTCCATCCTGATccaccagcagctcctcctTACGTTTGGTCTGGATCTGCAGCCGCTGCGTCTCCAGCACCTCCTCCATCAGCCGGTCGCGGGCCTCCCTGCGCAGCCggctctcctcctccctcttcttCCACGTCTCCTTCAGCTTCTCCTCCATCAGCTGCTCCGtctcctgctcctccttcttCTGCTTCTGCAGCTCCTCGGCCAGATACTGCCGGTACCTCCGCTGCTCCTCGCAGCGCTCCGCCTGGAGACAGACACGCAGCAGGAGCAGGAAGCAGacccctgacccctgacctctgaccctgagCCGCCTACCTTCCTCTGCGCCTCCTCCTGCCGCTGCTCCGTCTCCTCCTTGTCGATCTGCTGCAGGATCTTCATGTCCGTCtccagctcctgctgctgctcctgcgcCAGGCGCCTCATCTTCAGCCGCAGGTcctgctccagctgctgccgccgctcccgccgccgctgctgcagcagctgctcctcccgctgctgcagcaggagctcCATCTTCTGTTGCTCCAGCTGCCGGAGGACGGAGGaggacagaggtcagaggtcaagccTGGGCAGGCAGCGCAGTACAGCGCGGCGGGGCTCACCAGGAGCAgcgcctcctcctccttcagctcCTTTTCCTGCTGCCGCCGGCTCTCCACCGCCTCCATCTGCTCCTGCAGCATCTGCCGCAGCTCCTCGTCCCGCTGCCgctgctccagctgctgccgcgcctcctgctcctccttgACCTGCCGGTCGGCCTCCCACAGCCGGTGAaacagctcctcctcctcctgctgccgcagACGCTCCTCCTGCTGCATCTCCAGCTGGTGGCGGCGCTCCCGGTCCACCTGCTGCTGGCGGCGCCGGCTCTGGATGCAGCGCAGCTCCTCGCAGCGCTCCCTGAGGAGCAGACATGAGTTGGTAACGGTTTCTGTGGACCagttcctggttctggttcctggcCCGGTGTGAACAGAGCTGCTGTTTCTCAGACAGACCCGGGTCAATCTGCGTCGTTGGGAACCGGACTCGGTTCTGGTGGGCGGTTCTTACGTGAACAGCTGGTCCATCTTGTCGGACACCAGCTgcagcctctctctctctctctggtccTTCAGGGTCTTCGCTCGCTCCCTCATCTTCACCTGCCTCTCCAGCGTCGTCTCCTTGctgtcctccagctgctgcagcagctgctgctcttccGCCACCAGCAGCCGCCTGAGCCTGAGAGACACACGCCGCGTCACCGAGGTCCGCTCCgagttccggttctggttctgttctgataCCTGTCTCTCTTCTGGCTGATGTTGGCCTCgtgctgctccagctccgcctCCACGCCTCTCGCCACGGCTCCTCTGACGTAGCAGCGCTCGCAGCGCTGCAGCCACCACTGCTTCATGCTGCAGTCCCGGTACTCTTTGGTGAACCCCAGAACCTCGTCCCGGATCTCCTTCAGCTTCTGGTTCCGGTCCACCAGGTGCTGGACGGGATCCTTCTGGATCATCTTGTGTCTCTGAGACATAGAGACACGGAGACATGAGACACGGAGACATGAGACACGGAGACGTAGAGACACGGAGACGTCACAGCAGGAAACGACTAGATTTACAGACGGTTTGATACTTTTAGAACCGTcatcatttaattaatttaatcatagatttatttattgtttctctatGACTCTGAATTGTTTCTTGACTCCCACTTGGTGGCCCCCTGTGGAACCCTGTGGCCCTCTGTGGCCCCCTGTGGAACCCTGTGGCCGTCTGCGGCTCTCTGTGGAACCCTGTGGCCCTCTGTGGCCCCCTGTGGCCCTCTGTGGAACCCTGTGGCCCTCTGTGGCCCTCTGTGGAACCCTGTGGCCGTCTGTGGCTCCCTGTGGCCCTCTGTGGCCCCCTGTGGAACCCTGTGGCCGTCTGTGGCCCTCTGTGGAACCCTGTGGCCCTCTGTGGCCCCCTGTGGCCCTCTGTGGAACCCTGTGGCCCTCTGTGGAACCCTGTGGCCCTCTGTGGCCCTCTGTGGAACCCTGTGGCCGTCTGTGGCTCCCTGTGGCCCTCTGTGGCCCCCTGTGGAACCCTGTGGCCGTCTGCGGCTCTCTGTGGAACCCTGTGGCCGTCTGCGGCTCTCTGTGGAACCCTGTGGCCCTCTGTGGCCCCCTGTGGAACCCTGTGGCCCTCTGTGGCCCCCTGTGGCCCTCTGTGGAACCCTGTGGCCCTCTGTGGAACCCTGTGGCCCTCTGTGGCCCCCTGTGGCCCTCTGTGGAACCCTGTGGCCGTCTGTGGCTCTCTGTGGCCCCCTGTGGCCCTCTGTGGAACCCTGTGGCCCTCTGTGGCCCCCTGTGGCCCTCTGTGGAACCCTGTGGCCGTCTGTGGCTCTCtgtggctccctgtagctcccTGTGGCCCTCAGTGGCCCCCTGTGGCCCTCTGTGGCCCCCTGTGGCCCTCTGTGGAACCCTGTGGCCGTCTGTGGCCCCCTGTGGCCCTCTGTGGAACCCTGTGGCCCTCTGTGGAACCCTGTGGCCCTCTGTGGCCCTCTGTGGAACCCTGTGGCCGTCTGTGGCTCCCTGTGGCCCTCTGTGGCCCCCTGTGGAACCCTGTGGCCGTCTGTGGCCCTCTGTGGAACCCTGTGGCCCTCTGTGGCCCCCTGTGGCCCTCTGTGGAACCCTGTGGCCCTCTGTGGAACCCTGTGGCCCTCTGTGGCCCTCTGTGGAACCCTGTGGCCGTCTGTGGCTCCCTGTGGCCCTCTGTGGCCCCCTGTGGAACCCTGTGGCCGTCTGCGGCTCTCTGTGGAACCCTGTGGCCCTCTGTGGCCCCCTGTGGAACCCTGTGGCCCTCTGTGGCCCCCTGTGGCCCTCTGTGGAACCCTGTGGCCCTCTGTGGAACCCTGTGGCCCTCTGTGGCCCCCTGTGGCCCTCTGTGGAACCCTGTGGCCGTCTGTGGCTCTCTGTGGCCCCCTGTGGCCCTCTGTGGAACCCTGTGGCCCTCTGTGGCCCCCTGTGGCCCTCTGTGGAACCCTGTGGCCGTCTGTGGCTCTCTGTGGCCCCCTGTAGCTCCCTGTGGCCCTCAGTGGCCCCCTGTGGCCCTCTGTGGCCCCCTGTGGCCCTCTGTGGAACCCTGTGGCCGTCTGTGGCTCTCTGTGGCCCCCTGTAGCTCCCTGCGGCCCTCTGTGGGCCCCGCCCCGCACCTTGGGAACCCCGGTCCTACAGCAGCTGATCAGAACCGAACAAACTTCCCTCAGattgttattattatgattCATAAAGTCACAAACTGCTGTCCTCCTGCAGTGTTCAGGCT
Proteins encoded:
- the cfap53 gene encoding cilia- and flagella-associated protein 53, yielding MMESDGRLKCRDIRLILPRTMAMRHKMIQKDPVQHLVDRNQKLKEIRDEVLGFTKEYRDCSMKQWWLQRCERCYVRGAVARGVEAELEQHEANISQKRDRLRRLLVAEEQQLLQQLEDSKETTLERQVKMRERAKTLKDQRERERLQLVSDKMDQLFTERCEELRCIQSRRRQQQVDRERRHQLEMQQEERLRQQEEEELFHRLWEADRQVKEEQEARQQLEQRQRDEELRQMLQEQMEAVESRRQQEKELKEEEALLLLEQQKMELLLQQREEQLLQQRRRERRQQLEQDLRLKMRRLAQEQQQELETDMKILQQIDKEETEQRQEEAQRKAERCEEQRRYRQYLAEELQKQKKEEQETEQLMEEKLKETWKKREEESRLRREARDRLMEEVLETQRLQIQTKLEKNKERQEQLEREKEEAKRRRELAAMEEEEQRRSRRRVAVAYQADLQAQMQHQQQLQRHQQAQEVKEQQQGRILEQLYSLRKEQLLDKMDACSHPFRRALQPTAQTH